In Corylus avellana chromosome ca2, CavTom2PMs-1.0, the following proteins share a genomic window:
- the LOC132171792 gene encoding disease resistance protein At4g27190-like, producing the protein MEIVAAAVVATGKFLCGSIYSKIKGIIKFQSNLDILEREMKGLLAVKDEVQTETDSAEKEGKVLRTQVIEWLKEVEELQLQVNQIQEKKLSRQSLNCRKRYGINREVVEKLKEIKRLLEAGSSHCGAVAVNHSMPSAVEHIPGPTIQDQTTPSKTLAEIMTLLSDNEVRRIGIWGMGGVGKTTLVRNLNNKLKSISSTQPFGIIIWVTISLNLDMRKVQEQIAERLNLERKMGESMEKLASRLYQRLQKEEKFLLILDDVWEKIDLDNLGVPQPEDHKGSTIILTTRFFDVCRHMMTDVQVRVAVLNDEESWQLFSRNAGNLTNLEHIRPFAKAIVRECCGLPLALVTMGAAMREKTKVELWKHALNELRRPVSCPPNIEHKIYKPLKWSYDSLEGKNIKYCFLYCSLFPEDFSIAISELARCWLAEGLLDEQENYEDSFNCVIHLIENLKDSCLLEDGAREDTVKMHDVVRDVAIWIASSSEDGCKSLVRSGIGLSEMSVVKLSYSPNRVSFMNNKIIRLPDYVVQCSEASTLLLQGNRPLDRVPERFLQGFEALRVLNMSETRIQSMPLSLLQLGELRALLLGGCSCLEKLPPLGGLSKLQVLDLSLTCIRELPKGMENLSNLMHLSLSHTQNLRTIQAGIISRLSCLNVLDMTHSGYCFSVKRDVQEEMACFEELKCLERLLVLYIRLERIPYFSDEDLSWMYRLRQFNFSVGPMPNFVEHEKGMVWSLSSLDLNSEERIGPLLSNASSLNLHKCLGLSDMLKDLVIDCFAGLKSLTISYCDSSVLGGARAKCDLLPNLEKLCLRQLKNGESISQLFVHLRLRFQHLKLLEVELCSKMEYLLDYGDDFFQSLPNLEVIKVRDCDSLGQLFRHHSEQSIAPHLVVPSLRILELDNLPQLSTLSRNEETWPLLEQVHVFNCDGVWKLPLTDQNAENIKEIKGDSKWWFALEWHTETTRSSLQPYFHRIQHRVQGIYQPLGYPDGT; encoded by the coding sequence ATGGAAATTGTTGCAGCGGCGGTAGTAGCAACTGGCAAGTTTCTCTGTGGCTCTATCTATTCTAAGATCAAGGGCATTATCAAATTCCAATCAAACCTTGACATTTTGGAAAGGGAGATGAAAGGCCTCTTGGCTGTCAAAGATGAAGTGCAAACTGAAACAGATTCAGCTGAGAAAGAAGGGAAAGTACTGAGAACCCAAGTTATAGAGTGGCTTAAGGAGGTTGAAGAGCTTCAGCTTCAAGTCAATCAGATTCAAGAAAAAAAGCTTTCTCGACAATCCTTGAATTGCAGAAAACGGTATGGAATAAATAGGGAAGTGGTAGAAAAGCTCAAAGAGATAAAAAGACTTCTAGAAGCTGGGAGTTCACATTGTGGTGCTGTGGCAGTCAATCATTCAATGCCCAGCGCAGTGGAGCACATTCCTGGACCAACAATTCAAGATCAAACAACACCATCAAAGACTTTAGCCGAAATTATGACTTTATTGTCTGATAATGAAGTCCGAAGGATCGGTATTTGGGGTATGGGAGGAGTAGGCAAGACTACTCTGGTAAGAAACTTGAACAATAAGCTTAAGAGCATTTCCTCAACGCAGCCTTTTGGCATCATCATATGGGTTACTATTTCCCTGAATTTGGACATGAGAAAAGTCCAGGAACAAATAGCTGAAAGATtgaatttggaaagaaaaatgggAGAAAGTATGGAGAAGTTGGCTAGTCGACTTTATCAAAGACTTCAGAAGGAGGAAAAGTTTCTGCTCATTCTAGATGATGTGTGGGAGAAAATTGATTTGGACAATTTGGGTGTCCCACAGCCTGAAGATCATAAGGGTTCTACGATCATATTGACAACTCgattttttgatgtttgtagGCACATGATGACCGATGTTCAAGTTAGAGTGGCTGTTTTAAATGATGAAGAATCTTGGCAATTGTTTAGTAGAAATGCAGGGAATTTGACTAATTTGGAACACATTAGACCATTTGCAAAAGCAATTGTTAGAGAATGTTGTGGATTGCCTTTGGCCCTCGTCACCATGGGAGCTGCTATGAGAGAAAAGACAAAGGTCGAACTATGGAAACATGCCTTAAATGAATTGCGAAGACCAGTGTCTTGTCCACCAAACATCGAGCATAAGATCTATAAGCCATTGAAGTGGAGTTATGACTCATTAGaaggtaaaaatataaaatattgtttcttGTATTGCTCTTTGTTTCCAGAGGACTTCTCAATTGCAATAAGTGAACTAGCACGGTGCTGGCTGGCTGAAGGTTTGCTAGATGAGCAAGAAAACTATGAGGATTCATTCAATTGTGTAattcatttaattgaaaatCTGAAGGATTCTTGTTtgttggaagatggtgcccGTGAGGACACGGTAAAAATGCATGACGTTGTTCGTGATGTTGCTATATGGATTGCCTCGTCGTCTGAGGATGGATGTAAATCCCTTGTTCGTTCTGGGATTGGCTTGAGCGAGATGTCAGTTGTCAAGTTATCATATTCTCCCAATAGAGTTTCGTTCATGAATAACAAGATAATAAGGTTGCCAGATTATGTGGTACAATGTTCAGAGGCCTCCACTTTGCTACTACAAGGTAATCGTCCCCTCGACAGAGTTCCTGAGAGATTCTTGCAAGGATTTGAAGCACTCAGGGTCTTAAATATGAGCGAAACCCGCATCCAGTCAATGCCTTTGTCTCTACTTCAACTTGGTGAACTTCGTGCTCTTCTTTTAGGGGGTTGCTCTTGTCTTGAAAAGTTACCCCCACTGGGAGGGCTTAGTAAACTTCAGGTGCTTGATCTCTCTCTCACTTGTATCAGAGAATTGCCAAAAGGGATGGAAAATTTGAGCAACTTGATGCATCTAAGCTTATCCCACACTCAGAACCTAAGAACCATTCAAGCTGGAATTATATCTCGGTTGTCTTGTTTAAATGTTTTGGATATGACACATAGTGGTTATTGTTTCAGTGTGAAGagagatgtacaagaagaaaTGGCATGTTTTGAAGAGCTAAAATGCCTCGAGCGATTACTTGTCCTTTACATCAGATTGGAGAGAATCCCATATTTCAGCGATGAAGATCTTTCCTGGATGTATAGATTAAGACAATTCAATTTTTCTGTTGGCCCAATGCCGAATTTCGTAGAACATGAAAAAGGGATGGTGTGGTCTCTCAGCAGTCTTGATCTTAATTCAGAAGAACGTATTGGGCCATTGTTGAGTAATGCAAGTTCTCTCAACTTACATAAATGTTTGGGACTGAGTGATATGCTAAAAGACTTGGTCATTGACTGCTTTGCTGGTTTAAAATCTCTTACCATTTCGTACTGTGACAGCAGTGTATTGGGAGGAGCACGTGCCAAGTGTGATCTACTACCAAACCTAGAGAAACTTTGTCTTCGACAACTGAAAAATGGAGAAAGCATTTCACAACTGTTTGTCCATCTTAGGCTGAGATTTCAACATCTAAAATTATTAGAAGTGGAGTTGTGTTCCAAAATGGAATATCTTCTTGACTATGGTGACGACTTCTTTCAGAGCCTGCCAAACCTAGAAGTAATCAAGGTGCGGGACTGTGACAGCTTAGGTCAGCTCTTTAGGCATCATTCCGAGCAAAGTATTGCTCCACATCTTGTTGTTCCAAGCCTACGGATATTGGAATTGGACAACCTTCCCCAATTAAGTACTCTTTCCCGAAACGAAGAGACATGGCCACTTCTAGAGCAAGTTCATGTGTTCAATTGCGATGGTGTTTGGAAGCTGCCTCTTACCGATCAAAATgcagaaaacataaaagaaataaaaggagACTCAAAATGGTGGTTTGCATTGGAGTGGCATACTGAGACAACCAGATCGAGTCTGCAGCCTTACTTTCATCGAATTCAACACAGAGTTCAAGGCATTTACCAACCTTTGGGCTATCCAGATGGGACATGA